A genome region from Sceloporus undulatus isolate JIND9_A2432 ecotype Alabama chromosome 1, SceUnd_v1.1, whole genome shotgun sequence includes the following:
- the PCARE gene encoding photoreceptor cilium actin regulator, protein MGCTPSHSDIANHNAKHGILPIDPGGEGFSLPLLIKNSSSYDLEDLHEGKTRVKDHILENSSDEDKNINFHSSSEDPSLPELDQDEKEIERAVSETEIAISELMESDKHMAEDIKVKRQNSCASGKRDFPSEDKNESSEKQTSKKGKKQKNSRQGKQGRHCKTKEKSSLPVCEAEKKVDFPDLLVKAHQNAYAYLNPNLSKYEVILCMANQATETQLIVQQMVSFLIFRFDEINHLLEEIAHDGESLLKEVGGNLAWPASKGNPKEQPDLLQQLLQYTVNKMQLLNGTVASLTTDALQESCSFFFNAGCNLEEKLKAKHSFDERLLSMIKLLETSAVKSSHPHPDDMTLYSEDSGIGIDSESVKDLNFINKQGMQVNCDSYSHVHQAKKTGENQWPCHSVFATSRSHDCALERQFKDIFYSPAHTKHIVPASEVMPESIAKLLQHQNIIRPPLNSVHCGFPNENDCFKVCQSANASSTNEDSDESTLSEEEGDNIGLSEQCQEAFPKRRVSLPAATDSKQRLSSKRLDSAENEEIILKMKDAISEKIKFVPAKSGKKEWMVDENGKVSLRPRTATGSQKTHVKQKRSRSEESLRSHTEDPTLLELQRTQKGLNKRLEMFYTLKGNKETNYLNLKEPSDLQDSEHVTHRSSTNKLKASLAKNFSILPNQDKVPVFKYDCNAIIQPPDDWKCKKDQTSRKENEASETQKLNSVGCAPPRKSVKTLIETFSPSDSLVKSANLRTLGPIKCIRRFGLPTITSNLPFPRGLVPLNHKHRVSPLGDLNCQNINEMHRTFATTDSPRCVSGSDTNEDEDEEVEDVEDEDGSDLENLPPPPPEMLMDISPHSTESSESRGTVKKYSETAKKTSKANKHCTTKKSTNISSRMKTSLCTIDLLPNKNLNSPNLIFKKPPKCSGMDSTPRKYSVELGSTITSDCHQEILLASEKDHEMKDLYKQSCKIIPLQNPKEMPEQNRNEAGNKECGVSSALAQRRSSPDSVRKTEKTTGFVRRMSPGRTPPSSPSGEKRIPSPPLHDRLISQAPSPTILRQPSPPSSHRVSSPPVQRKLPSPPTQQNLSSPPVSRKQQNPTTRRKGSSSPVHRREASSPPFSTTPSPPPSPSQLHKGLQNNMDSGDEQQSVPPKIASNAGSIFCPAISSLFEAKPVLSPHNITSETVAGHPEVSAFARRNSTQLRQYGEQQRKVAFSTASPQPFIKRSFSDRRPGFPVPIPFFVTAGSEPVLGQIR, encoded by the coding sequence ATGGGTTGTACTCCTTCACACAGTGATATTGCAAACCATAATGCAAAACATGGCATCCTGCCAATTGATCCAGGAGGTGAAGGCTTCTCACTTCCCTTGCTAATAAAAAACTCTTCTTCATATGATCTAGAAGATTTGCATGAGGGAAAGACTAGAGTTAAAGATCACATTTTGGAAAATTCATCAGATGAGgacaaaaatattaatttccaTTCCTCATCTGAGGATCCTTCACTACCAGAGCTGGACCAGGATGAGAAGGAAATCGAAAGGGCAGTTTCTGAGACTGAGATAGCCATATCTGAACTGATGGAATCTGACAAACATATGGCAGAGGATATTAAGGTCAAAAGGCAAAACTCATGTGCCTCAGGGAAAAGGGACTTTCCCTCAGAAGACAAAAATGAAAGCAGTGAAAAGCAAACCTCgaagaaagggaaaaagcaaAAGAACAGTAGGCAAGGAAAACAAGGTCGTcattgcaaaacaaaagaaaaatccagTCTACCTGTGTGTGAGGCTGAGAAAAAGGTAGATTTTCCAGATCTTCTTGTTAAGGCTCATCAAAATGCTTATGCCTATCTGAACCCCAACCTTTCCAAATATGAGGTCATTTTGTGCATGGCCAATCAGGCTACTGAAACACAGCTAATTGTGCAGCAAATGGTGAGCTTCTTAATTTTTCGTTTTGATGAAATCAACCATCTTTTGGAAGAAATTGCCCATGATGGAGAAAGTTTACTCAAAGAAGTGGGAGGGAACCTAGCATGGCCAGCTTCTAAGGGGAATCCAAAAGAGCAGCCAGATCTCTTGCAACAGTTGCTACAGTACACAGTCAAcaaaatgcaactgttaaatggaacTGTGGCCTCATTAACCACTGATGCCCTACAGGAGTCttgtagctttttttttaatgctggttGCAACTTAGAAGAAAAACTGAAAGCAAAACATAGTTTTGATGAACGCTTGCTTAGCATGATAAAACTCCTTGAAACATCTGCAGTCAAGTCTTCTCATCCTCACCCTGATGATATGACTCTCTATTCTGAAGATAGCGGAATAGGTATTGACAGTGAATCAGTCAAGGACTTGAACTTCATTAATAAACAAGGAATGCAAGTAAATTGTGACTCATATTCACATGTTCATCAGGCCAAGAAAACAGGAGAAAACCAGTGGCCATGCCATTCAGTATTTGCCACTTCCAGATCCCACGATTGTGCACTGGAAAGAcaatttaaagatatattttacTCACCTGCACATACAAAGCATATAGTCCCAGCTTCAGAGGTAATGCCAGAAAGTATAGCTAAACTTCTCCAACATCAAAACATCATCAGACCTCCTCTTAACTCTGTGCACTGTGGCTTTCCTAATGAGAATGATTGTTTCAAAGTGTGTCAGTCAGCCAATGCTTCTTCCACAAATGAAGATAGTGATGAGAGCACCTTGTCTGAGGAAGAAGGGGACAATATAGGTCTATCTGAACAATGTCAGGAGGCTTTCCCTAAAAGACGAGTATCTCTACCTGCAGCAACAGACAGTAAACAGAGACTTTCCAGCAAACGGCTAGATAGTGCAGAGAATGAAGAGATTATACTCAAGATGAAAGATGCTATAAGTGAAAAAATCAAATTTGTCCCAGCTAAATCTGGGAAGAAGGAATGGATGGTAGATGAAAATGGGAAAGTATCACTGAGACCAAGAACAGCAACTGGAAGTCAGAAGACTCATGTTAAACAAAAAAGGTCTAGGTCTGAAGAGTCTCTCAGAAGTCATACTGAGGACCCAACACTTCTGGAACTTCAGAGGACTCAAAAAGGACTCAACAAAAGGCTGGAGATGTTTTACACACttaaaggaaacaaagaaacaaactatCTGAACCTAAAAGAACCATCAGACTTACAAGATTCTGAGCATGTTACTCATAGATCATCAACTAATAAATTGAAGGCATCACTTGCCAAAAACTTCAGTATATTGCCAAATCAAGATAAGGTCCCTGTGTTTAAGTATGATTGCAATGCTATTATCCAACCACCCGATGACTGGAAATGTAAGAAAGATCAGACATCTAGGAAAGAAAATGAGGCTTCTGAGACACAGAAGCTGAACAGTGTTGGTTGCGCTCCACCTCGTAAATCTGTAAAGACATTAATTGAAACCTTTAGCCCTTCGGATAGTCTTGTGAAATCTGCAAATTTAAGAACTTTGGGCCCAATAAAATGTATCAGAAGGTTTGGACTTCCAACCATTACTTCCAATCTACCTTTTCCTAGAGGGCTTGTGCCTTTAAATCATAAACATAGGGTTTCACCATTGGGAGATTTAAATTGTCAGAACATAAATGAAATGCACCGTACCTTTGCTACCACTGATTCACCCAGATGTGTAAGTGGAAGTGACAcaaatgaggatgaggatgaggaggtTGAGGATGTTGAGGATGAAGATGGCAGTGATTTGGAAAACTTGCCCCCACCACCTCCTGAAATGTTAATGGACATCTCACCTCACTCAACAGAATCTTCAGAAAGCAGAGGGACAGTCAAAAAGTATTCAGAGACTGCCAAGAAGACATCCAAAGCAAATAAACATTGCACCACTAAGAAAAGTACTAACATTTCTTCACGGATGAAAACTTCCCTATGTACCATTGACTTATTACCAAATAAGAATCTCAACAGTCCCAATCTCATTTTCAAGAAACCACCAAAATGTTCTGGGATGGACTCCACACCTAGAAAATACTCTGTGGAGTTGGGTTCCACCATTACATCTGATTGCCACCAGGAGATCCTGTTGGCATCTGAAAAGGACCATGAAATGAAAGATCTGTATAAGCAGTCATGTAAAATAATACCTCTCCAAAATCCTAAAGAAATGccagaacagaatagaaatgAGGCAGGAAACAAAGAATGTGGTGTATCTTCTGCTTTAGCTCAAAGGCGAAGCTCTCCTGATTCAGTCAGGAAAACTGAGAAAACAACAGGTTTTGTTAGGCGAATGTCCCCAGGAAGAACACCACCTTCATCACCCTCTGGTGAGAAAAGGATTCCAAGCCCACCACTACATGACAGACTAATTAGTCAGGCTCCTTCCCCTACTATTTTACGGCAGCCTAGTCCTCCATCAAGCCACAGAGTTTCAAGCCCCCCAGTCCAAAGGAAGCTGCCCTCGCCACCAACCCAACAAAACCTTTCTAGCCCTCCAGTGTCACGTAAACAACAGAACCCCACAACCCGACGAAAGGGATCCAGTTCTCCAGTACACCGGAGAGAGGCAAGCTCACCTCCTTTCTCAACCACACcttccccacctccttctccatctCAGTTGCACAAAGGATTACAAAACAATATGGACTCTGGGGATGAGCAGCAATCTGTACCCCCAAAGATTGCCAGCAATGCAGGCTCAATATTTTGTCCAGCCATTTCCTCTTTATTTGAAGCCAAGCCAGTGTTGTCACCACACAATATCACATCAGAGACTGTTGCAGGTCATCCTGAAGTGTCAGCATTTGCCCGAAGAAACAGTACACAGCTCAGGCAATACGGGGAGCAGCAGAGAAAAGTGGCCTTCAGTACTGCCAGTCCCCAGCCTTTTATTAAAAGGAGCTTCTCTGACCGCAGGCCAGGATTCCCAGTTCCAATACCATTCTTTGTTACAGCTGGTAGCGAACCTGTGCTTGGCCAAATAAGGTAA